One Verrucomicrobiaceae bacterium genomic window carries:
- a CDS encoding DUF4058 family protein: MKSASPYPFPGLNPYFESWWFEVHPLLIAHSLGRLQRQLPNGLHASIEHGMTISGTGGCETSTKRPDVTITRLREDTPTLAPPANYVAPVLTKIVAPKPRHLDIRELDGTLITVIEYLSPSNKHAGGSLMYATKRNAIMDAGVNLVEVDLIRKWGLAFTRFDPYNVEEDVVKSLGRQPAHAVMVFRAEIPEQREIYPVHYQNSLPACKVPLRPDDADIWLNLQELAELCHADAAFDQITDFTRDPEPPLFSEDATWLDTYLKAKKLR; encoded by the coding sequence TTGAAAAGCGCCTCCCCATACCCCTTTCCAGGACTGAACCCCTACTTCGAGAGTTGGTGGTTTGAGGTGCACCCGTTGCTGATTGCGCATTCTTTGGGCCGCTTGCAGCGTCAGCTACCGAACGGACTTCACGCCTCTATTGAGCACGGAATGACGATATCAGGCACAGGCGGCTGCGAAACGAGCACCAAACGGCCGGATGTGACCATCACCCGGCTTCGTGAGGATACCCCGACACTTGCTCCACCTGCCAACTACGTCGCTCCGGTGCTGACGAAGATCGTGGCTCCAAAGCCGCGGCATTTGGACATTCGTGAACTGGATGGCACCCTGATCACTGTGATCGAATACCTAAGCCCGAGCAATAAGCATGCGGGAGGCTCCTTGATGTATGCGACCAAGCGCAACGCCATCATGGACGCAGGCGTGAATCTGGTGGAAGTCGATCTTATTCGAAAGTGGGGACTGGCCTTCACCAGATTCGATCCTTACAACGTCGAGGAGGATGTGGTCAAAAGTCTCGGACGACAGCCCGCCCATGCGGTCATGGTTTTTCGGGCTGAGATACCGGAGCAGCGAGAGATTTATCCTGTTCACTATCAAAACTCCCTACCCGCCTGCAAGGTGCCACTGCGCCCCGATGACGCTGACATCTGGCTAAACCTTCAAGAACTGGCTGAACTCTGCCACGCAGACGCCGCCTTCGATCAGATCACCGATTTTACTCGCGATCCCGAGCCTCCGCTTTTCTCCGAAGACGCCACATGGCTCGATACATATCTAAAAGCCAAAAAGCTCCGCTGA